The following proteins come from a genomic window of Chiroxiphia lanceolata isolate bChiLan1 chromosome 16, bChiLan1.pri, whole genome shotgun sequence:
- the LOC116795020 gene encoding ankyrin repeat and fibronectin type-III domain-containing protein 1-like isoform X2 — protein MTQQMRDLQLAQARKPPGPSSPNAAKRLYRNLSGKFRVNYTSFDEGSLVGRGEKEKLRKSYLFQSNAALFEAVELQDLDRVQELLKQYSPEELDLNTPNSEGLLPLDIAIMTNNTPIARALLQAGAKESPHFMSLESRSLHLSTLVREAEQRVNELTAQVVNEAPNTDCSEKEKQLKAWEWRFRLYKRMKAGFEHARVPDAPTNVHLLVASSSSVQVTFWEPLSVNSAIVTKYKVEWSCSPTFLPPLGEAVVDKLKNLNFTIQGLVSGTAYYVRVSAYNMKGWGPPQTSVPPCAIPSNWREYDGRAPRRRGQAEALDHLLGQVKTVHQHCICHEPCKNQPQSRKHSVSKSLKHLFHPGSKFLKTLKRGLYLTAIFYKDDNILVTHEDQIPVVEIDDTYSCLLMQDFLWFTKVSCMWDEILWLRQCVTVSQSSCSCILQTRFKMLLAISQMQGLLGIQDLGQIFFEPVKDKQGNILIVTLKEVKTNQTFESVRWVPICKLQTSRKSVSSPEEPTALDTLLISIQDKLAYHQRSSHALSPGLYLGYLKLCSAVDQIRVLVPEQLPNILCHVKIRSNPNISREEWEWLQKMASVEESIPAEPEADTSQNPLFRELQVAIKELMTLVNIPLQEAKDFRLYSQEVLDFGDQVSFLLLLPPSDDVCTAPGQNNPYTPRSGFLTLPLQIFELVHFFTYDREFITQYCQVSALLELESLLSQQSLREAFSDAELSTAKQRHQQVQDYIQQMEEIWREMRWIMDALQHARYKQPSCGVSLSGFLSEAGGAMKEKTRSSSSHLDYLPSPVPSPETSCKLNSDSHGLSDEEGSSEVFLATDSDYDSSRAQSPKELDLVYSPSGPECCSRRAARTLQDSAPDVLQTHELKTPPLPPPPEEHRPPPELYDSDFVLPSRQIELLRITEKRQAYCVRTSSLDFPKPHCQAPRKSCPGSVNSSPTESRTTGHCDQLRLGTGSTPSPERRRGGQGSEPVCRTRSDEWTQNFPEQQPEQPGCLAKQGKKLGSVTLRVCPQYETGLSKETSVKLHITSQTSAREVVKLVVLEMNDISRGVLGNSAAVCYGDEQLEHFGLVFTSDESERWLPDDFLPLSLQTSRPEGQFYVRIKETSPLVLQYGPATTV, from the exons CGCCAGGCCCTTCCTCGCCCAACGCGGCCAAGAGGCTCTACCGGAACCTGTCGGGGAAATTCCGCGTCAACTACACGTCCTTCGACGAGGGCAGCCTGGTGGGACGGGGCGAGAAGGAGAAGCTCCGCAAGTCCTACCTG TTCCAGAGCAATGCTGCCCTCTTCgaggctgtggagctgcaggaccTCGACAgggtccaggagctgctgaagcagTATAGCCCCGAGGAGCTGGACCTCAACACTCCCAACAGCgaggggctcctgcccctggaCATCGCTATCATGACCAACAACACTCCCATCGCCAGGGCCCTGCTGCAGGCGGGAGCAAAGGAGAGTCCACACT tcATGAGCCTGGAGAGCCGCTCCCTGCACCTCTCCACGCTGGTGCGGGAGGCGGAGCAGCGCGTCAACGAGCTGACGGCGCAGGTGGTGAACGAGGCACCCAACACCGACTGCTCCGAGAAGGAGAAGCAACTCAAGGCCTGGGAGTGGCGGTTCCGGCTTTACAAGCGCATGAAGGCAGGGTTTGAGCACGCCC GAGTGCCAGACGCCCCCACCAACGTCCACCTCTTGGTGGCCAGCAGCTCCTCGGTGCAGGTGACCTTCTGGGAGCCCCTGAGTGTCAACTCGGCTATTGTCACCAAGTACAAAG TGGAGTGGAGCTGCTCCCCCACCTTCTTGCCGCCACTGGGGGAGGCTGTGGTTGACAAGCTGAAGAACCTGAACTTCACCATCCAGGGGCTGGTGTCG GGCACAGCGTACTATGTCCGGGTGTCTGCCTACAACATGAAGGGCTGGGGTCCCCCCCAAACCTCCGTGCCCCCGTGTGCCATCCCTTCAA ACTGGCGAGAGTACGACGGCCGGGCCCCGCGGCGGAGGGGACAGGCTGAAGCTCTGGACCATCTTCTGGGCCAGGTGAAGACCGTCCACCAGCACTGCATTTGCCACG AGCCCTGCAAGAACCAGCCCCAGAGCAGAAAGCACTCGGTCTCCAAGAGCCTCAAGCACCTCTTCCACCCCGGCAGCAAGTTTCTCAAGACGCTGAAGCG GGGCCTCTACCTGACAGCCATCTTCTACAAGGATGACAACATCCTGGTGACCCACGAAGACCAGATCCCCGTGGTGGAGATTGATGACACCTACTCCTGCCTGCTCATGCAAGATTTTCTCTGGTTCACCAAG gtGTCGTGCATGTGGGATGAGATCCTGTGGCTGCGGCAGTGCGTCACCGTGTCCCAGTCGTCCTGCTCCTGCATCCTGCAGACACGCTTCAAGATGCTGCTGGCCATCTCACAGATGCAG gggctgctgggcatTCAGGACCTGGGCCAGATCTTCTTTGAGCCCGTCAAAGACAAGCAGGGCAACATCCTCATCGTCACTCTGAAGGAGGTGAAGACCAACCAGACGTTCGAGAGTGTCCGCTGGGTTCCCATCTGCAAGCTGCAGACCAGCCGCAAGTCCGTGTCCTCCCCAGAGGAGCCCACAGCTCTGGACACACTGCTGATCTCCATCCAG GACAAGCTGGCTTACCACCAGAGGAGCAGCCATGCCCTCTCCCCGGGCCTCTACCTGGGCTACTTGAAGCTCTGCAGTGCCGTGGATCAGATCCGAGTGCTGGTACCGGAGCAGCTCCCCAACATCCTGTGCCACGTCAAGATCCGCTCCAACCCCAACATCTCCAG GGAGGAGTGGGAATGGCTGCAGAAAATGGCCAGCGTGGAGGAGTCCattcctgcagagccagaggcTGACACCTCCCAGAACCCCTTGTTTCGTGAGCTCCAAGTGGCCATCAAGGAGCTGATGACCCTGGTCAACATCCCATTGCAAGAG GCCAAAGATTTCCGTCTGTACAGCCAAGAAGTGCTGGACTTTGGGGATCAGgtctccttcctgctgctgctgcctccatcAGACGATGTCTGCACTGCTCCAGGCCAGAACAACCCCTACACCCCTCGCTCTGGCTTCCTCACGCTGCCGCTGCAGATCTTCGAGCTGG TCCACTTCTTCACGTACGACCGTGAGTTCATCACCCAGTACTGCCAGGTGTCTgccctcctggagctggagtccctcctctcccagcagagcctcaGGGAGGCTTTCTCTGATGCTGAGCTCTCTACTGCCAAGCAGAGGCACCAACAGGTTCAGGACTACATCCAG CAAATGGAGGAGATCTGGCGGGAGATGCGCTGGATCATGGACGCCCTGCAGCACGCCCGCTACAAGCAGCCCTCCTGTGGGGTGTCTCTCAGCGGTTTCCTCAGCGAGGCTGGGGGGGCAATGAAGGAGAAAACCCGATCTTCCTCGTCCCACCTCGACTACCTTCCCTCCCCGGTGCCCTCGCCAGAGACCAGCTGCAAGCTCAACTCTG ACTCTCACGGGCTGTCGGATGAGGAAGGCTCATCGGAGGTGTTCCTGGCCACCGACAGTGACTACGACTCCAGCCGGGCGCAGAGCCCGAAGGAGCTCGACCTGGTATACTCACCCTCAGGGCCCGAGTGCTGCAGCCGGAGAGCCGCCCGCACCCTGCAGGACAGCGCCCCAGATGTCCTGCAGACCCACGAGCTCAAGACCCCACCACTACCGCCACCACCCGAGGAGCACCGGCCACCCCCTGAGCTCTACGACAGTGACTTCGTCCTGCCCAGCCGGCAGATCGAGCTGCTGCGCATCACGGAGAAGCGACAGGCATACTGCGTCCGGACCAGCAGCCTGGACTTTCCCAAACCCCACTGCCAGGCCCCCAGAAAGTCCTGCCCCGGCTCTGTCAACAGCTCCCCGACAGAGAGCAGGACCACAGGCCACTGTGACCAGCTCAGGCTGGGGACTGGCTCCACGCCCAGCCCTGAGCGCCGCCGGGGCGGGCAGGGTTCTGAGCCCGTCTGCCGGACACGCTCGGATGAGTGGACTCAGAACTTTCCAgaacagcagccagagcagccaggGTGCTTGGCCAAACAAGGGAAGAAGCTGGGCTCTGTCACCTTGCGGGTCTGCCCTCAGTATGAAACGGGACTCTCCAAAGAGACCAGTGTCAAG ctgcacatcACCAGCCAGACGTCcgccagggaggtggtgaagttGGTGGTGCTGGAGATGAATGACATCTCCCGGGGCGTGCTGGGCAACTCGGCCGCCGTCTGCTACGGTGACGAGCAGTTGGAGCACTTCGGACTGGTGTTCACCTCCGACGAGAGCGAGCGGTGGCTTCCCGATGACTTCTTGCCTCTGTCCCTCCAAACCAGCCGGCCCGAGGGGCAGTTCTACGTCCGGATCAAAGAGACCTCCCCTCTGGTGCTCCAGTACGGGCCGGCGACCACCGTATGA
- the LOC116795020 gene encoding ankyrin repeat and fibronectin type-III domain-containing protein 1-like isoform X1 — translation MLLALSNLKDAVAAPSLLGQVDRSRSESSLARFAHRLSVKQKQEKRRKAEYASAELSAFRPRSLSIEWSSSPKMTQQMRDLQLAQARKPPGPSSPNAAKRLYRNLSGKFRVNYTSFDEGSLVGRGEKEKLRKSYLFQSNAALFEAVELQDLDRVQELLKQYSPEELDLNTPNSEGLLPLDIAIMTNNTPIARALLQAGAKESPHFMSLESRSLHLSTLVREAEQRVNELTAQVVNEAPNTDCSEKEKQLKAWEWRFRLYKRMKAGFEHARVPDAPTNVHLLVASSSSVQVTFWEPLSVNSAIVTKYKVEWSCSPTFLPPLGEAVVDKLKNLNFTIQGLVSGTAYYVRVSAYNMKGWGPPQTSVPPCAIPSNWREYDGRAPRRRGQAEALDHLLGQVKTVHQHCICHEPCKNQPQSRKHSVSKSLKHLFHPGSKFLKTLKRGLYLTAIFYKDDNILVTHEDQIPVVEIDDTYSCLLMQDFLWFTKVSCMWDEILWLRQCVTVSQSSCSCILQTRFKMLLAISQMQGLLGIQDLGQIFFEPVKDKQGNILIVTLKEVKTNQTFESVRWVPICKLQTSRKSVSSPEEPTALDTLLISIQDKLAYHQRSSHALSPGLYLGYLKLCSAVDQIRVLVPEQLPNILCHVKIRSNPNISREEWEWLQKMASVEESIPAEPEADTSQNPLFRELQVAIKELMTLVNIPLQEAKDFRLYSQEVLDFGDQVSFLLLLPPSDDVCTAPGQNNPYTPRSGFLTLPLQIFELVHFFTYDREFITQYCQVSALLELESLLSQQSLREAFSDAELSTAKQRHQQVQDYIQQMEEIWREMRWIMDALQHARYKQPSCGVSLSGFLSEAGGAMKEKTRSSSSHLDYLPSPVPSPETSCKLNSDSHGLSDEEGSSEVFLATDSDYDSSRAQSPKELDLVYSPSGPECCSRRAARTLQDSAPDVLQTHELKTPPLPPPPEEHRPPPELYDSDFVLPSRQIELLRITEKRQAYCVRTSSLDFPKPHCQAPRKSCPGSVNSSPTESRTTGHCDQLRLGTGSTPSPERRRGGQGSEPVCRTRSDEWTQNFPEQQPEQPGCLAKQGKKLGSVTLRVCPQYETGLSKETSVKLHITSQTSAREVVKLVVLEMNDISRGVLGNSAAVCYGDEQLEHFGLVFTSDESERWLPDDFLPLSLQTSRPEGQFYVRIKETSPLVLQYGPATTV, via the exons CGCCAGGCCCTTCCTCGCCCAACGCGGCCAAGAGGCTCTACCGGAACCTGTCGGGGAAATTCCGCGTCAACTACACGTCCTTCGACGAGGGCAGCCTGGTGGGACGGGGCGAGAAGGAGAAGCTCCGCAAGTCCTACCTG TTCCAGAGCAATGCTGCCCTCTTCgaggctgtggagctgcaggaccTCGACAgggtccaggagctgctgaagcagTATAGCCCCGAGGAGCTGGACCTCAACACTCCCAACAGCgaggggctcctgcccctggaCATCGCTATCATGACCAACAACACTCCCATCGCCAGGGCCCTGCTGCAGGCGGGAGCAAAGGAGAGTCCACACT tcATGAGCCTGGAGAGCCGCTCCCTGCACCTCTCCACGCTGGTGCGGGAGGCGGAGCAGCGCGTCAACGAGCTGACGGCGCAGGTGGTGAACGAGGCACCCAACACCGACTGCTCCGAGAAGGAGAAGCAACTCAAGGCCTGGGAGTGGCGGTTCCGGCTTTACAAGCGCATGAAGGCAGGGTTTGAGCACGCCC GAGTGCCAGACGCCCCCACCAACGTCCACCTCTTGGTGGCCAGCAGCTCCTCGGTGCAGGTGACCTTCTGGGAGCCCCTGAGTGTCAACTCGGCTATTGTCACCAAGTACAAAG TGGAGTGGAGCTGCTCCCCCACCTTCTTGCCGCCACTGGGGGAGGCTGTGGTTGACAAGCTGAAGAACCTGAACTTCACCATCCAGGGGCTGGTGTCG GGCACAGCGTACTATGTCCGGGTGTCTGCCTACAACATGAAGGGCTGGGGTCCCCCCCAAACCTCCGTGCCCCCGTGTGCCATCCCTTCAA ACTGGCGAGAGTACGACGGCCGGGCCCCGCGGCGGAGGGGACAGGCTGAAGCTCTGGACCATCTTCTGGGCCAGGTGAAGACCGTCCACCAGCACTGCATTTGCCACG AGCCCTGCAAGAACCAGCCCCAGAGCAGAAAGCACTCGGTCTCCAAGAGCCTCAAGCACCTCTTCCACCCCGGCAGCAAGTTTCTCAAGACGCTGAAGCG GGGCCTCTACCTGACAGCCATCTTCTACAAGGATGACAACATCCTGGTGACCCACGAAGACCAGATCCCCGTGGTGGAGATTGATGACACCTACTCCTGCCTGCTCATGCAAGATTTTCTCTGGTTCACCAAG gtGTCGTGCATGTGGGATGAGATCCTGTGGCTGCGGCAGTGCGTCACCGTGTCCCAGTCGTCCTGCTCCTGCATCCTGCAGACACGCTTCAAGATGCTGCTGGCCATCTCACAGATGCAG gggctgctgggcatTCAGGACCTGGGCCAGATCTTCTTTGAGCCCGTCAAAGACAAGCAGGGCAACATCCTCATCGTCACTCTGAAGGAGGTGAAGACCAACCAGACGTTCGAGAGTGTCCGCTGGGTTCCCATCTGCAAGCTGCAGACCAGCCGCAAGTCCGTGTCCTCCCCAGAGGAGCCCACAGCTCTGGACACACTGCTGATCTCCATCCAG GACAAGCTGGCTTACCACCAGAGGAGCAGCCATGCCCTCTCCCCGGGCCTCTACCTGGGCTACTTGAAGCTCTGCAGTGCCGTGGATCAGATCCGAGTGCTGGTACCGGAGCAGCTCCCCAACATCCTGTGCCACGTCAAGATCCGCTCCAACCCCAACATCTCCAG GGAGGAGTGGGAATGGCTGCAGAAAATGGCCAGCGTGGAGGAGTCCattcctgcagagccagaggcTGACACCTCCCAGAACCCCTTGTTTCGTGAGCTCCAAGTGGCCATCAAGGAGCTGATGACCCTGGTCAACATCCCATTGCAAGAG GCCAAAGATTTCCGTCTGTACAGCCAAGAAGTGCTGGACTTTGGGGATCAGgtctccttcctgctgctgctgcctccatcAGACGATGTCTGCACTGCTCCAGGCCAGAACAACCCCTACACCCCTCGCTCTGGCTTCCTCACGCTGCCGCTGCAGATCTTCGAGCTGG TCCACTTCTTCACGTACGACCGTGAGTTCATCACCCAGTACTGCCAGGTGTCTgccctcctggagctggagtccctcctctcccagcagagcctcaGGGAGGCTTTCTCTGATGCTGAGCTCTCTACTGCCAAGCAGAGGCACCAACAGGTTCAGGACTACATCCAG CAAATGGAGGAGATCTGGCGGGAGATGCGCTGGATCATGGACGCCCTGCAGCACGCCCGCTACAAGCAGCCCTCCTGTGGGGTGTCTCTCAGCGGTTTCCTCAGCGAGGCTGGGGGGGCAATGAAGGAGAAAACCCGATCTTCCTCGTCCCACCTCGACTACCTTCCCTCCCCGGTGCCCTCGCCAGAGACCAGCTGCAAGCTCAACTCTG ACTCTCACGGGCTGTCGGATGAGGAAGGCTCATCGGAGGTGTTCCTGGCCACCGACAGTGACTACGACTCCAGCCGGGCGCAGAGCCCGAAGGAGCTCGACCTGGTATACTCACCCTCAGGGCCCGAGTGCTGCAGCCGGAGAGCCGCCCGCACCCTGCAGGACAGCGCCCCAGATGTCCTGCAGACCCACGAGCTCAAGACCCCACCACTACCGCCACCACCCGAGGAGCACCGGCCACCCCCTGAGCTCTACGACAGTGACTTCGTCCTGCCCAGCCGGCAGATCGAGCTGCTGCGCATCACGGAGAAGCGACAGGCATACTGCGTCCGGACCAGCAGCCTGGACTTTCCCAAACCCCACTGCCAGGCCCCCAGAAAGTCCTGCCCCGGCTCTGTCAACAGCTCCCCGACAGAGAGCAGGACCACAGGCCACTGTGACCAGCTCAGGCTGGGGACTGGCTCCACGCCCAGCCCTGAGCGCCGCCGGGGCGGGCAGGGTTCTGAGCCCGTCTGCCGGACACGCTCGGATGAGTGGACTCAGAACTTTCCAgaacagcagccagagcagccaggGTGCTTGGCCAAACAAGGGAAGAAGCTGGGCTCTGTCACCTTGCGGGTCTGCCCTCAGTATGAAACGGGACTCTCCAAAGAGACCAGTGTCAAG ctgcacatcACCAGCCAGACGTCcgccagggaggtggtgaagttGGTGGTGCTGGAGATGAATGACATCTCCCGGGGCGTGCTGGGCAACTCGGCCGCCGTCTGCTACGGTGACGAGCAGTTGGAGCACTTCGGACTGGTGTTCACCTCCGACGAGAGCGAGCGGTGGCTTCCCGATGACTTCTTGCCTCTGTCCCTCCAAACCAGCCGGCCCGAGGGGCAGTTCTACGTCCGGATCAAAGAGACCTCCCCTCTGGTGCTCCAGTACGGGCCGGCGACCACCGTATGA